The nucleotide sequence GGGAGGAAACGGAAAATCAGGGTAGCCGACTCGCAGTAAACAAAGACCCTGAGCAGGAGCGGCGTATTTGACCTGGTCCCGATGTTGTGCCTGCCAAATTTCGGTAAAACTGAGGGGCGATCGCACCCCTCGCCCGACCTGAACCAATAGTCCCACCAACAAGCGCATCATGCCATAGAGAAAACCACTCGCCTGCACTTCAATGCAAACAAATGCCCCCCGACGCTGGCATTCAGCCACCTGTACATCCACCCATGAATGGGGACGCTTAGAGCCAGCCCGGTGAAATGCTGCCAGGTGATGTCGCCCAAGCAAGGGAGTCAGCGCATCTTGAATCAACGACTCATCCAGTGGCTCATAGTAGTAGTGCCAGCTAAAGGGTCGAACAAACAAATTGGGACGAGGATCGGTATAAAGGATATAGCGATAACGCCGCCAGATTGCTGAAAACCGGGCATGCCAGGTAGAACCGACAACCGCCGATGCTCGAATTAAAACGTCCTCAGACAACCGGGCATTCAGAATATCTGCCCAGCGATGGGCAGGAATCCTGGCTGGGGCGTCAAAGTGAGCAACCTGGGCAGCCGCGTGAACTCCAGTATCCGTTCGACCAGCCGCATGAATCCGCACTGGATAGCCCAAAACCGATTCAATCGTGGTTTCAATCTCCTCTTGAACCGTCCGCTGATTGGGCTGCCGTTGCCATCCATGAAAGTGAGTGCCCAGGTATTGAATTACCAGGGCAACTCGCTGGATTGGCAGTGAGGTTTCTGAAGTCATGAATCAAATGAGTTCAATGATTGCCATCTCGGCATTATCGCCCCGACGAGAAACCGTTCGGATGATACGGGTATATCCACCTTCGCGATCGCCATAACGGTCAGCCGCTTGCTCAAATAAAGCATGAACGAGCTGCTTATCATACAGGTATCCAATCGCCTGCCGACGGGCAGCCAGGGACCCATCCTTTGCGAGCGTAATCATGCGCTCAGTTTCAGAACGAACCGCCTTAGCACGAGTTTTAGTCGTCGTAATTCGACCATGGCGAATCAACTCGGTCGTCAACGCCCGTAGGAGGGCGCGACGCTGGTCAGCAGGCTTACTAAGTTGAGGAACACGGCAACGGTGACGCATAGGACTGGACTCAATAATGTGTGGTTAGCTCTTCGTAATTAGTTCAGGCTGGTTCCCTGTGAATTAATTTTCGTTGTTTGCCGGCAAGTAAACGAACGATCAAGAACTAATGTCCTATCCATTCGGCTTCGGCGACTTCTCCTGAGGTAGGGTAATACCCAGGCGCTGTTGCAGCGCCTCAACCACTTCCTCAGCAGACTTTTGCCCAAAGTTTTTAATCTCCAACAGATCCTCCTGGCTGTAGTCAAGCAGATCCGCTACAGAATTAATCTGGGCTCGTTTCAGGCAGTTGTAAGCCCGCACCGAAAGCTGCAACTCCTCAATTGGAATCTGATTAGTCGGATCCTCAATGTCATCAATATCATCGGGAGCGGCACTATCTGGAATCTCTTTTAAGGGGTTGAACAAATCAACCAGGATATTGGCTGCATGGCTCAGGGCTTCCTGGGGGGTCAGACTACCATTTGTCCAAACCTCCATAATCAAGCGATCTTTCTCGATGGCTCCGCCAACTCTGGCATCCTCTACCGTATAGTTAACCTTACGAACCGGCATGAAAACAGAATCAATCTGGAGGAAGTCTAGGGAAGCCGTTTCATCTCGATTTTTATCAACCGCTCGATAACCTTTACCCCGCTCAATCCTGAATTCCATCTCCAGGGTTGCCCCAGCAGAGAGGGTTGCAATGTACTGATTTGAATCAACCAGTTCAATCTCAGAAGGTAAGTCAAACTGACCTGTGGTAACCGTCGCAGGACCCTGCACCAGGAGACGCCCAATCTGCGGTTGAGAAGAATAACTCTTGACAACCACTTTCTTCATATTCAAAAGAATATCAAGCACGTCTTCCCGTACACCCGGAATCGTTGCAAATTCGTGATTGACGCCAGCAATACGTACCGCCGTAACGGCTGCCCCCTCCAGATTAGACAACATTACCCGCCGTAGCGCATTACCCAGCGTGGTTCCCTGTCCACGATCTAGCGGCTCAATCACAAACCGACTACTTTGACTCTGATCTCTCTCCGTTTTGGTTTCTACACATTCGACCTGAAATTGTGCCATGAAGCAACCTCCCCGCTACTGGATGAAAGGCAAACGCCTTATCAACTCCGACCTCAACAATCCATCTCACCAATTTCCCCATTCCACCCCAAACCAGGACAAGCATACGCGCCGCACTCCCAGGCGATTGACTCAAACGCCTCAGTCCTGTCATTAAA is from Leptothermofonsia sichuanensis E412 and encodes:
- the truA gene encoding tRNA pseudouridine(38-40) synthase TruA — its product is MTSETSLPIQRVALVIQYLGTHFHGWQRQPNQRTVQEEIETTIESVLGYPVRIHAAGRTDTGVHAAAQVAHFDAPARIPAHRWADILNARLSEDVLIRASAVVGSTWHARFSAIWRRYRYILYTDPRPNLFVRPFSWHYYYEPLDESLIQDALTPLLGRHHLAAFHRAGSKRPHSWVDVQVAECQRRGAFVCIEVQASGFLYGMMRLLVGLLVQVGRGVRSPLSFTEIWQAQHRDQVKYAAPAQGLCLLRVGYPDFPFPPDVWFDTQPAFSLPTLPELSAVI
- the rplQ gene encoding 50S ribosomal protein L17; amino-acid sequence: MRHRCRVPQLSKPADQRRALLRALTTELIRHGRITTTKTRAKAVRSETERMITLAKDGSLAARRQAIGYLYDKQLVHALFEQAADRYGDREGGYTRIIRTVSRRGDNAEMAIIELI
- a CDS encoding DNA-directed RNA polymerase subunit alpha; its protein translation is MAQFQVECVETKTERDQSQSSRFVIEPLDRGQGTTLGNALRRVMLSNLEGAAVTAVRIAGVNHEFATIPGVREDVLDILLNMKKVVVKSYSSQPQIGRLLVQGPATVTTGQFDLPSEIELVDSNQYIATLSAGATLEMEFRIERGKGYRAVDKNRDETASLDFLQIDSVFMPVRKVNYTVEDARVGGAIEKDRLIMEVWTNGSLTPQEALSHAANILVDLFNPLKEIPDSAAPDDIDDIEDPTNQIPIEELQLSVRAYNCLKRAQINSVADLLDYSQEDLLEIKNFGQKSAEEVVEALQQRLGITLPQEKSPKPNG